The following DNA comes from uncultured Devosia sp..
ACTGCCCGCCATCTACATAGATTGGCACGCCCGTCACATGCCGCGATGCGTCCGACGCCAGGAACGCGATGACATCGGCGACATCCGCGCTTTTGCCCGGCTTGCCGCCGGTGATCGGAATATCGCCCTCGGGAAACTCCACCGGGATCTCGGCCTGCTCGACATTGCGCTTGTCGGTATTGTCGTCGATCTCGGTATCGATCGCGCCCGGGCAGACCGCATTGACGCGGATCTTGTACTTGCCCAGCTCCAGCGACAATTGCTGCGCCATGGCCACCTGCGCCGCCTTGGTCGCCGAATAGGCCGTGGCGCCCGCGCTGGTAAAGGTGCGATTGCCGTTGATCGACGACACGATGATCACCGATCCACCCGCAGCCTTCAGATGCGGCACCGCCAGATGCAGCGTCATATAGGTGCCGCGCAGGTTGACGGAAATGGTCTGGTCCCATTCATCGGGCGTCAGGTCGTCGATCGGCGCCCATACTCCGTTGATGCCGGCATTGGCCACCACCACGTCCAGCTGCCCATAGGCGTCGATCGTCGCTTCGATCACCTTCTTCATCTCGGCTTCGTCCGACACATCGGCATCCACCGCCAGCGCCTTGCCGCCCGCCTTGATGATTTCGTCGCGGGTCTCCTCGACCTCTTCCAGCGTCCGGCTGATCACCACCACATTGGCGCCACCGGCCCCCAACCGCAAAGCCGCCGCCTTTCCGATTCCTGATCCCGCGCCCGTCACCAGCGCCGTCTTGCCGTCAAATTCCATGAAACCGCTCCGATACATAAGCCTTGCAGGGGCCAACGCATCGGAGCGGGATTTGGTGCCACTAGCCGACCAGCTTGCTCCACTTCACTTCGGGCGAGTAGGAAAAGTCCTTGTCGAACGGATACTGCGGGATCGACTTGTGCTTGCGCTCCAGGCGTTCGACGAACTGGTCGACCACGCCCGGCGACAGCGCCATCAGGCTCGGATTGGCGATCGGCCCGAGGTCGGGCGAGAGGTAACCCGATTTGACCACGACGATCTTGGCCAACCGCGGGTCGAGCCCCAGCTTGGTGAAATCGGGGATGTTATGGAACGGCCGCCGCCGCGCCGTCAGCACCAACTCAATGCCGCCAATCCTGACCACCGCTTCGCGCAGGCGTTGCTCGGCCACATCGAGCAGGAACAACACTTCCACCTCGGCATACACCGGCTTGCTCGATATATCGAGCGTCGCCCCGATGCTGATCGCGATGGTTGCACCCACGCCGGCCGCATAGGCCGCTTCCGTCGCCGCCGCATCGGCAATGCCGGCAAAGATCACGCCCTGCGCATTGCGCGCGATCAGCTCCGCCAGCACTTCGGCACGGTCACCGACGCCGCCGCCGGTCGGATTGTCACCCGATTCGGCCAGCACCGCCGGCGCCGTCTCCGCCGTCATTGCCCAGTTGACGCAGTCCTCGATCGACCCGGTCTTGGTGCCGAACACAAACGCCTCGCGGATAGTCCAATAGTCCTGCGCCAGATGCCGCGCCGCCTCGGCCATTGCTGCCCGGTTCGTGCCCGTCACCACGGCACAGGCCGTGGCCCGCGGCTCGTCCGCCCAGACATAACCCACCTGGAACGAGGCATCCCAGATGCCGCTCGGGTCCTCCACGGCCTGCAGCTGCGTGTAGAACGTCCGCGCCGGCTCGTCCTGCGTCGAGGTCCGTTCGCCCGGCAACAGCACCGGCACCGGCACCCAGCCGACCACTGGCCTCTGTCCCGTGCGTAGCGCCCGCACCAGCATGGTCACGGCTCGGCGCATCGTGTCCGGCACATCGATATGCGGCGCCGTGCGATAGGTCGAAAACATATCGAGACTGTCGACGATCTTCTGGCTGACATTGCCATGCAGGTCATAGCTCGCCGCAATCAGCACATCCGGGCCGACCAGTTCGCGCACCGCCGCAATGAAATCGCCCTCGGCATCATGCATGCCCTCGACAAACATCGCGCCATGCATGGCCAGATACACGCCATCGAGCGGCAGCGCCGCCTTGATCCCGTCAAGGATTTCCGCCTTCCAGCGCAGATAGAGCGCCTGCTCCACCGGCCCGCCGGCAATGGCGCGCGCATGCAGCACGGTGATGAATTCGGCCGGAAAATGCGTCAGAAAATCGAAATAGGCGTCCTTGAGCATGGCGGGACCGCGCAGCACCTTGAAATCGGCTTCGCGGGCAAGAACGGGATTATAGGTGCTGCATTCGGTGTGCAGCCCGGCAACGGCAATACGCATTCAAATAACTCCGGCAACGTCAGATTCGGGATTGTGAGGTTGAGACTTGGTCTTGATCGCCAGCCTTCCGGTCAACAGCAGGCTGACCAGCAGCACCGGCACGAGGCAGGCGATGCCCCAGCGCATGTCGGCATGCTCTGCGACAAAGCCGATGACCGGTGGCCCGACCAGAAAGCCCAACAGCGCTACAAAGCTCAACACCGCCACATTGGCCGATGGGGCCCGGTCGGTCAGGCTCGCCGCAGCCGTCACCGCCAGCGGGAAGCCGACCGAAACACCGACCCCGATAATGCCGAACCCCAACAGCGCCACGGCCTCATTGGGCGACAGATACAGCACCGCCGCGCCCAGCAGCGCCAGCGCGCCGCAGATCCGCGCCGTGTTCACCGCGCCGAACAGGCGTTTCAGCGTATCGCCGCCAAATCGTCCCGCCGCCACCATGGCTGCAAACACCGCATAGCCCAGGCCCACCATGCCGCCTTCGGCGCCCAGCGCATCGCGCAGAAAGATCGCCGACCAGTCGGCCATGGCCCCCTCGGTCATGGTAATGCCGAAGACGAAAAAGCAGATGCCCAGCAGCGCCCAGCTCGGAAAGGCCCAGGCCGATCGCTGTTCCTCGCCCTCGGGCACCGCCGGCGGATAGACCGGCAAGATATTGGCCACCAGGAGCGCCAGCGGCAGCACCAGAGCGGCCACCAGCGGGATCGCCCATTGCGCCGCAAGCCCGATCCCGGCAAGGCCCGAGCCGATCAGGCTGCCCACCATGATGCCAACCGACCAGAAGCCGTGCGACGTGGTCATGATCAGCTTCCCCTCGCCCTTCTCCACCGCATCGGCCTGAACATTGAGGCCCAGCTCGACAAAGGACAGCGACGATCCCACCAGCATCAGCGCAATAAAGAGGATCACCGGATTGGGCGCCAGCGCCGGCAGACTGACGGCAATCGAATACAGCACCATGCCGGAAA
Coding sequences within:
- a CDS encoding SDR family NAD(P)-dependent oxidoreductase, which codes for MEFDGKTALVTGAGSGIGKAAALRLGAGGANVVVISRTLEEVEETRDEIIKAGGKALAVDADVSDEAEMKKVIEATIDAYGQLDVVVANAGINGVWAPIDDLTPDEWDQTISVNLRGTYMTLHLAVPHLKAAGGSVIIVSSINGNRTFTSAGATAYSATKAAQVAMAQQLSLELGKYKIRVNAVCPGAIDTEIDDNTDKRNVEQAEIPVEFPEGDIPITGGKPGKSADVADVIAFLASDASRHVTGVPIYVDGGQSLLR
- a CDS encoding M81 family metallopeptidase, yielding MRIAVAGLHTECSTYNPVLAREADFKVLRGPAMLKDAYFDFLTHFPAEFITVLHARAIAGGPVEQALYLRWKAEILDGIKAALPLDGVYLAMHGAMFVEGMHDAEGDFIAAVRELVGPDVLIAASYDLHGNVSQKIVDSLDMFSTYRTAPHIDVPDTMRRAVTMLVRALRTGQRPVVGWVPVPVLLPGERTSTQDEPARTFYTQLQAVEDPSGIWDASFQVGYVWADEPRATACAVVTGTNRAAMAEAARHLAQDYWTIREAFVFGTKTGSIEDCVNWAMTAETAPAVLAESGDNPTGGGVGDRAEVLAELIARNAQGVIFAGIADAAATEAAYAAGVGATIAISIGATLDISSKPVYAEVEVLFLLDVAEQRLREAVVRIGGIELVLTARRRPFHNIPDFTKLGLDPRLAKIVVVKSGYLSPDLGPIANPSLMALSPGVVDQFVERLERKHKSIPQYPFDKDFSYSPEVKWSKLVG
- a CDS encoding MFS transporter — its product is MLTPQRLTMLIFFLQPIAFGSWLPRIPQVQEALGLGPAGLAVALLGLPCGTLLTLPFAGPLVGRIGPRMAVLSGMVLYSIAVSLPALAPNPVILFIALMLVGSSLSFVELGLNVQADAVEKGEGKLIMTTSHGFWSVGIMVGSLIGSGLAGIGLAAQWAIPLVAALVLPLALLVANILPVYPPAVPEGEEQRSAWAFPSWALLGICFFVFGITMTEGAMADWSAIFLRDALGAEGGMVGLGYAVFAAMVAAGRFGGDTLKRLFGAVNTARICGALALLGAAVLYLSPNEAVALLGFGIIGVGVSVGFPLAVTAAASLTDRAPSANVAVLSFVALLGFLVGPPVIGFVAEHADMRWGIACLVPVLLVSLLLTGRLAIKTKSQPHNPESDVAGVI